A stretch of Cicer arietinum cultivar CDC Frontier isolate Library 1 chromosome 5, Cicar.CDCFrontier_v2.0, whole genome shotgun sequence DNA encodes these proteins:
- the LOC101507093 gene encoding squamosa promoter-binding-like protein 13A, with amino-acid sequence MEWNLKSTSWDLGGIEEATLPNIETMDDDESSRFEVYRMKGEFSVDLKLGQVVNSSNESPLPLLSSKDASVSKMGTPPPPTPSSGSSKRARVVNSSAMTVSCLVDGCNSDLSKCRDYHRRHKVCELHSKTPEVTIGGLKQRFCQQCSRFHSLEQFDERKRSCRKRLDGHNRRRRKPQPEPLTRPASSFLSNYQGTQLLPFSSSTAMVNSPWRSGLITSCHINNQHQQVHVVDHKQDLFLGSTTTNYGETKRLQFSQSDNNPTLDHNQNNTPLLRTSPLSESDGLRTKMCCDNLTTTSSVHESPCALSLLSSSQTHTTHENGLNQMVQSHSMSSMQPLGLSLHANNGFESMDRVLVPNGSESDHCSSLYNIGSDGSQGNEAPQLFPYQWE; translated from the exons atggAGTGGAATTTGAAATCAACTTCATGGGATTTAGGGGGTATAGAAGAGGCAACATTACCCAACATAGAAACAATGGATGATGATGAATCAAGCAGATTTGAAGTTTATAGAATGAAAGGGGAGTTTTCTGTTGATTTGAAGCTTGGTCAAGTGGTTAATTCTTCCAATGAATCACCACTTCCGTTATTATCCTCCAAAGATGCTTCTGTTTCCAAAATGGGAACCCCTCCTCCTCCTACTCCTTCTTCAGGATCTTCTAAGAGAGCTAGAGTGGTTAATAGTTCAGCAATGACAGTGTCTTGTCTTGTGGATGGCTGTAATTCTGATCTTAGTAAGTGTAGAGATTATCATAGGCGTCATAAGGTTTGTGAACTTCATTCCAAGACCCCTGAGGTTACAATTGGTGGCCTCAAACAAAGGTTCTGCCAACAGTGTAGCAG gTTCCATTCACTGGAGCAATTtgatgaaagaaaaagaagctGTAGGAAACGTTTAGATGGACACAACAGAAGGAGAAGAAAACCTCAACCAGAACCTTTAACCCGACCTGCTAGTAGTTTTTTGTCCAATTACCAAG GCACCCAGTTGCTACCCTTTTCAAGTTCTACAGCCATGGTGAACTCGCCTTGGCGTAGTGGACTCATTACTTCCTGCCACATTAACAACCAACACCAACAAGTGCATGTGGTTGATCATAAACAAGATCTTTTTCTTGGTTCTACTACAACCAACTATGGAGAAACCAAACGACTCCAATTCTCACAAAGTGACAACAATCCCACACTTGATCATAACCAAAACAACACACCTCTTTTAAGGACAAGTCCTTTGTCAGAAAGTGATGGTCTGAGAACCAAAATGTGCTGTGATAACTTAACAACAACAAGTTCAGTACACGAGTCACCTTGTGCTCTCTCTCTTCTGTCATCATCTCAGACTCACACTACACATGAGAATGGTTTGAATCAAATGGTGCAGTCTCATTCAATGTCAAGTATGCAGCCCTTAGGACTGAGTTTGCATGCTAACAATGGTTTTGAGTCAATGGATAGAGTGTTGGTTCCTAATGGGAGTGAGAGTGATCATTGTTCTTCATTGTATAACATAGGTTCTGATGGATCACAAGGCAATGAAGCACCTCAACTATTTCCATATCAATGGGAATAG